The Pseudomonadota bacterium sequence AGCTATGGACCGGGCAGTAAACGTATTCGGCGAGGCACTGGAGATTTGCAGCGAGAATCCGAAAGCCGGCTTTTTCCGGGATGGCTGCTGCAACACCAGCGACGAGGATTTAGGATCGCACACCGTGTGCGTAAGGCTGACCCGGGAGTTCCTCGAGTTTTCGCGATTCCGAGGCAATGATCTCTCCACGCCAAGACCCGAGTTCGGGTTCCCAGGTTTGCAACCCGGTGACCGCTGGTGCCTTTGCGCAGCGCGATGGCTCGAAGCGCATGAGAACGAGATGGCGCCTCGTGTGTTTCTCAAGCGGACCCACAGACGCGCTCTCGAGATTGTATCGCTCGATCTACTGAGACAGTTCGCGGCGGATCTGAACTGACAGCCGACAAAATATGGTGCCGGTTGAACTGGCACCGTAATCGTCTTTGCTCGTAACACTCTGTTTTATATGGCGCGCCCGGAGAGATTGATTCGAATCGCCTTAGGGCGATTCTCGGGTCTGCGACCCGGCGTCGCTGTGCTCCACCGTCCAAAACGCTCACACGTTTGGTCGAACTCCCGACCGCCTGGTTCGTAGACAGGGTTGCCAGATTTCTGGCTCTTATTAATCAACAACTTACGCGGCCCGCCCTCACTCAAGTCGCCGCCGAGTGCCGCAGAGGCACGTGGAAACGTGGCGCTGCCCTACGTTTGGGACTGTGCTGCCCACATAGGTATTTCCCGATATCGTCCTAGGCGAAACTGCTCATTGTACGTGTGCTACTGATACTTATACTTTATGTGCTGGGTTTCGCTTCGCGTGGCTGAGTTTGCCTGCGGTGCGGCGTATCCACGTGACGTCAAGTTCGAGGAACGGTTTACCTCGTTCTCCGCAAGTCTTCCGTAGCAGTGGAAATCGATTTACTGGATCATGGCTTTCGATATTCAATTCGATCCCGAGCTTGCCCAGCGTTACAACGCAACGGGGCCTCGCTATACGTCCTATCCAACCGTCGCCGAACTCACTGAAGATTTCAACGAGCTGGACTATCGGCGCTTAGTGGCACTCAGTAATGGTAATACACTTCGTCGTTCATTATCGGTTTACGTACATATACCCTTCTGCCGATCACTCTGCTACTTCTGCGGTTGCACCAAAAAGATCATCAATGGTGCAGAACAAGCAGATGCTTATCTCAAACGACTGCACAAAGAGATTCAGATTGTGGCTAGCCTCTATGATCACGAACGAACCGTGGAGCAAGTTCACTGGGGTGGGGGTACTCCGACTTTCCTGAACCACGCGCAGCTCACCGATCTGATGGGCGCACTGAAAAGGAATTTTAATTTGAGCACTGGCGGTGATCGTGAATTTTCGATTGAGATCGATCCACGCGGGATGGCATCCGAGAAGATAGCGTTGCTCGCGAATCTCGGCTTCAATCGAGCCAGTTTTGGCATCCAGGATTTCGACGATCGTGTCCAACATTCGATCAACCGAATCCAGTCTGTGGATGAGACTCGCCGCGCCATCGAAGACGCACGTCAGTATGGATTCAAATCGCTGTCCGTGGATCTGATCTATGGGTTACCGCATCAAACCGCAGAAAGCTTTAGCTGCACTCTCGATACCATCATCGACATAAGGCCCGATAGAGTCTCGGTATACAACTATGCACACCTGCCGGATTTATTTAAACATCAACGTTTGATCCTAAAAGAAGACCTGCCGACACCGGAGGAAAAGTTCCACATACTGGGAATGACCATAAAGCGATTTAAAGAGGCGGGTTACACCCACATCGGTATGGACCATTTCGCTTTACCTGACGATTCACTAGTCAAGGCGAGACGTAATCGTGACCTGCATCGGAACTTCCAGGGATATTCGACAAAGCGCAATTGCAATCTCGTTGGCTTGGGTTTGAGCGCTATCAGCAAAATTAGAGGCCATTACAGTCAGAACTACAAGACACTCCCTCGCTATTATGCGGCATTGGATGCTAACCGCCTACCTATCTGGCGAGGTCTTATACTCAACAAAGACGATGTTGTACGTGGAGACGTTATCGAAAAAATCATGTGCTACGGTCGATTTGAGTTTCCCGAGCTTGAGCGTCGACATGGCATCAATTTCAGAGAGTATTTCTCAAGCGAACTCCAACGTTTGAAATCGCTGGAAGACGATGGCCTCGTCAGCGTTTACGAATCGAGTATTGAGGTTCTCCCAATGGGAAGATCATTCCTCCGCAACATTGCCATGAATTTTGATTCCTACCTGTTCAACGCCAAGACTAAAGGAACTCGTTTCTCCCGCACCGTTTAAGGCTATCGGTTCACAATGACAATATCTGCTGCAAGTATCGATTCCACCTTTGACTTGATGCGGTCGAAACTGCACAAGGTCGTACCCGATTTCGAGCTGCGATATAAGGCCGAACTCGTTTATGACATCAATCAACTGAAGGAAAAGCGGGGAGCAATAATTCTCGGTCACAACTATATGGAACCGGCCCTGTACCACACGGTCGCCGATGCAGTCGGCGATTCTCTGGAACTTGCCAGAAAAGCCGCCTCGACGAGTAAGGATCCAATCGTCTTCTGTGGCGTGCGTTTCATGGCGGAAACCGCCAAGCTTCTAAATCCTGAAAAAACCGTCTTGTTACCTGCCGAGGGAGCGGGCTGTTCCCTGGCAGCCAGCATAGCGGCTGAAGATGTACGCCGGTTGCGCCAAGCTTTTCCTGGCATTCCGATCATCGCGTATATCAACACGTATGCCGAAGTAAAGGCTGAATCCGACATTTGCTGCACATCAAGTAATGCAGCGAAAGTTGTCGAAGCTCTGGATAGCGACACAGTCATTTTGATACCAGATGAGTACCTGGCGTTGAATGTGGCAAACGAAACGGGGAAAAGGATACTCTTCCCTACGAAAGAGACTGAGATGCGCCTAAGAGCCATGGACCGAACGAATTATCAGATGATCGGGTGGCATGGCCGATGTGTAGTGCACGAGGTGTACGATGTTCTCGATATTCAGGCTATCCGAAAACAATTCCCCGGGGTTGTTGTGCTGGCACATCCGGAATGTAGTGCAGAGGTGGTTGACGCTTCAGACTTCTCGGGGAGCACTTCGCGAATGATTGAGTATGTTCGCAATACCGATGCGCCCTATTATCTTCTGTTAACCGAATGCACGATGGGCGATAACATCATCGCCGAGAATCCCCAGAAGGAGATCGTTCGACTCTGCAGCGTGCGCTGCCCCTTTATGAATGAGATTACACTCGAAGACACGCTGGCAGCTCTTCAGGAGAATCAACACGTCGTGGAGATCCCGGAGGAAATTAGAGTCCCGGCGAAACGTGCGCTGGACCGGATGATGGAAATCCAGTAGGTGGCAACTAACTCAGGCTACGCACCGCGATTATTTGACATTTGTCGGCCGGCGGCCTTAGGAAATCCGGCTGATGTTCCAACCACCGCCAGCCAATTTCACCAGGATTGCCGCCATAAACGAGGTCCGACAACAGCGCCTCAAAGAGGTAATACAGCAACAGCGATAACCAGGTACGACCCCAACGCGTCTGATCAGCCAGGTAGCGTAGTAACTGATCCCTTTGCCGGTATCCCAGGCTGTTGAACAGAACATCGAAGCGTTCACGGCTTGCGTCCTGCAGTCGGCCGACTCCATTGACAATGGTATTTCGCGCGTCTGGGTCAATTCCGGGGGCCGTGATCACCGCCTCGAGGTATGCAGCAGCGTTGACGTCCATCGCGCCTGGAGAATCCGGTCCGCTTGGGAACAGGTGCTCCTGGACGATCTGCAGGACCTGGCGTTGACTAGCGGAAAATAACGCGAACGATGTCTCCTGGGTCAAATCCTTACGCAATACATAAGGCAATCCTATCAATGCTGCAGCGGTTGCCAGTGCGGCGCCTTCCCGCAACAGAAACCCACGCCGGCCCAGGCGGCCGATCTGCAACAATTCTTCCACCAATAGTTCGTCGTTAGACTGATTATTCTTCCGCTGAATCACTTCTGATCAATCACTTCTTACAAACCAACTGAGCCGTATCTTTTGGCGATATATACGGCAATAGCCAATCTGGCAGATGGGTTGCCACGTATTCCGGTACACTGTCCCGAAAACGAATAATGCCGTTGATGTCGACAATGAATTCGGTCGGTACCTTGAGCACCCGATATTGATCGGTTACTGACTCACCGGCATCGAATGCCGTTGAATATTTAATCTGGTAATCCTCTTCGAACGATCGCATCTCCTCTGGCGAATCGCTCCAGGTCGTATTGATCGCGATGATTTCGATCTTATCCCCAAATTGCTCCTGTAATTTCTGGTACCGGGGTGTCTTTTTTATGCAGTACGGGCACCAGGTATTCCAGAAAACTGCATACACGGGCTTTTGTCCGCGATAATCGGATAACCGAAATGTGCCGCCATCCTGCGTCGAAATCTCGAAATTCGGTGCCACCTCGCCAACGCCGGAAGCAGCCGCCGGAACACTGATCAATAGCAGAACCAAAGTTATCAAACTAAGTATTAGACTTGATTTCATGAGTCCTATCGCCAGTAAATGTCTATCCAATAGGACCGACGGGGGAATTATTTTATAACTGCGCGTGGCGATGCGACGTTGCGAAAAATACCTATCATCGAGAGCGGTGCACTTGCTACGAAATTGCTTGCTGTGGAGCAGTTTGAGGCGCCATTTACCGTACGCGGCGACCAGACTATCGTCTTGCAATACGTACAAATACTTACTGAAAATATTCGCGTTGGTTTGCATCAATTGGGGTGGAGCCAAGAACGCTTTTTACTAGGATTTTTTTGGGCTACCGCACGATCATCACAATTCTCCGCCTGAATACGGACTTTCTTGCAACAACCCGGTTACACGCTGTGAAAACGGAACAGTGAAGGAAAAGCTACAAGTGGGATGTGTTGAACTGACAGGCGATGGTAGTTCGATTTCTTCTAGCGTATCTGTTCAACCTATGCTCGTCGCTAAAACGATCAGTGAAGCGTGCCGAATACCCAGTCCCAGAATGGCGAGCTAATACCGAATTTCGATTTATCTGACTTGTAATGATGTTCCAGATGGTGACGTGTCACCGACTTCAGGAACGTATGTCGTATCTGAAGATGATGTGTTGCATAGTGGATATAGTCATAAATTATGTAGCCAACAATAAAAAACGCGAAAAAGGGTTCGAGCCATGGTGCAGGTATCAGCAAGGAAAACAAAACCCACAAAATGGCCATAATTATGACCGCGCCGAGCGGTGGCATGACCAGCCTGCCCTTGTCGTCCGGCACCTCATGATGGACGCCATGATACAGGTACACCAGGCGCTTGCCGAATGAACTTTTGGCGGGAAAGTGGAATGCGAATCGGTGCACCAGATACTCCATCAGGGTCCAGACGATCAGGCCGGGCAGCACCATTGCGGCGACTTGCGCAACCGGCATTTCCTGTACAGCCAACGCGCGCCACAACAAGTACACGACCACCGGCGACCAGAACAGCAAAGGGACGATTGGGTGAACGAAGGTTAACGACTCGAGAAAATCATTCTTGAAAAGCCTGACCGATTTATTGCTCATGGGTGGTTCCTGTATTTCTCGGTACGATAATGTGTTGAACGCCGCGCTTTTGAAACATTTGAGCTTTTAGCTATGCGGCGCTGATGACAAACCGCTTGGCAGACCACCTGCCAGGCGGCGCAGCCGCAGGAGGGGAGTCAGGCGATTGATCACGACTATGAAGACCTTGCGCATTCGGTCTTGCGGGCAATTCAGTTCACGAACGCCGTGCCAGGAATGAGCCCCTCTGGCGAACAGCAGGCTATAGTTGCCGATAGCCTGCGAGGTGGCCACGGACTCCAGATCCTCGAACTCCGGGTTCGGTGCGCGATCTCTACGGTGTTTGTCGCTCAGTACCACGGTTTGTCCGCCCCATTCGGGGTCCCAGTCCTCGGCCGTGTTGAAATAAAAGACCTGGGAGCCATACTTGCGCGCCGCATCCAGATGTGGCGAGACCGAACAGCCGGCCGTTGCGTAATGCCAGTGACAATTAAGGTCGAATCGCTGGATTCCCAGCATACGGCATACGAAATCATGGTATTCCGGACCCCGCAATTCGGCGATGAATTCTTTCCACGCCTCGGCAACGGGCAGGCCGTCTGAGTACTCCAGCACGTAGCGATCATGAGCCCGCTGGCCGTGTTTGCGCCGGTACCCGAAGCTTTTCTTGAACAAGGAGACATCGGGCAGAGTTTCAACCAGCCGCCGGTGGCCGGCATCGGTCAGGACTCCCTCCGGGTTGATCCACGGAAACGGGTCCTGAGACTGAAAATCATTGTTACTCAAACTGTCCAACCGCTCTAAATTCAGGTAATTCATGCCATTCTCCCGCCGCCGGCCGAACCGACTGCTGATTCACGGCTCGCGTGTTGCGGCCAATCCTTCACGATTGTCGGGTCATTCATGGGAGACCCTGCAAGGTGTGCTCTCAATCCCAGTATCTTCCGCACCTGGCGGGCCGCGGCATCGGCTACTGGTAAACCGGCACGATCGGTTTTTGTCACCAACGGTGCGCTGAATGGATGGGCGATGCCCAGTCGGATAAGCGTCTGGTGCAACGCCGTCAGGTCGCGAGGCGGAACGACAATGCCGCGCTCGATGAGCCGTGCGCAGAAATATTCCAGGCTCTGTTGGGGTCTGACCGTTCCCCGCTTGTTCAACGGGCGGGCCTGGGAGCGTGCGAAAATCGCTTCCTGGAAGAATTTCCGCGGGTTCGACCGTTGGTCGGCTTGCGGGTACATATAAACGGGCTTGCCGGAAGCGGCGGCGTCGGCCAGCAGAGACTCGTCATCTCCCGTCACGACAAGCGCATCAGCCAGATCCAGATAGGCCAGGTAGGTGACATCGTCGTGCCGATTCGGCGACCAGGTGTGCACATGCCTGGATTCCCCCAAACCGGCAACCAGGGCCCCGGCAAAACCCGGGTGCGTCCGCCGGCTGATTAGGGCGAAAATAGACCCACCGGCCAGGTGAGCGAAGGTCTGAATTTCCTCGCCTATACGCCGGCCCGTCTTCGTATCGTGGGCCGCCCCGGTACTGCCTTCGCCGAGTAACACTACGATGCGTGGATGCGGCGCCCGGC is a genomic window containing:
- a CDS encoding DUF2237 domain-containing protein, with the translated sequence MDRAVNVFGEALEICSENPKAGFFRDGCCNTSDEDLGSHTVCVRLTREFLEFSRFRGNDLSTPRPEFGFPGLQPGDRWCLCAARWLEAHENEMAPRVFLKRTHRRALEIVSLDLLRQFAADLN
- the hemN gene encoding oxygen-independent coproporphyrinogen III oxidase, producing MAFDIQFDPELAQRYNATGPRYTSYPTVAELTEDFNELDYRRLVALSNGNTLRRSLSVYVHIPFCRSLCYFCGCTKKIINGAEQADAYLKRLHKEIQIVASLYDHERTVEQVHWGGGTPTFLNHAQLTDLMGALKRNFNLSTGGDREFSIEIDPRGMASEKIALLANLGFNRASFGIQDFDDRVQHSINRIQSVDETRRAIEDARQYGFKSLSVDLIYGLPHQTAESFSCTLDTIIDIRPDRVSVYNYAHLPDLFKHQRLILKEDLPTPEEKFHILGMTIKRFKEAGYTHIGMDHFALPDDSLVKARRNRDLHRNFQGYSTKRNCNLVGLGLSAISKIRGHYSQNYKTLPRYYAALDANRLPIWRGLILNKDDVVRGDVIEKIMCYGRFEFPELERRHGINFREYFSSELQRLKSLEDDGLVSVYESSIEVLPMGRSFLRNIAMNFDSYLFNAKTKGTRFSRTV
- the nadA gene encoding quinolinate synthase NadA yields the protein MTISAASIDSTFDLMRSKLHKVVPDFELRYKAELVYDINQLKEKRGAIILGHNYMEPALYHTVADAVGDSLELARKAASTSKDPIVFCGVRFMAETAKLLNPEKTVLLPAEGAGCSLAASIAAEDVRRLRQAFPGIPIIAYINTYAEVKAESDICCTSSNAAKVVEALDSDTVILIPDEYLALNVANETGKRILFPTKETEMRLRAMDRTNYQMIGWHGRCVVHEVYDVLDIQAIRKQFPGVVVLAHPECSAEVVDASDFSGSTSRMIEYVRNTDAPYYLLLTECTMGDNIIAENPQKEIVRLCSVRCPFMNEITLEDTLAALQENQHVVEIPEEIRVPAKRALDRMMEIQ
- a CDS encoding gluconate 2-dehydrogenase subunit 3 family protein — translated: MIQRKNNQSNDELLVEELLQIGRLGRRGFLLREGAALATAAALIGLPYVLRKDLTQETSFALFSASQRQVLQIVQEHLFPSGPDSPGAMDVNAAAYLEAVITAPGIDPDARNTIVNGVGRLQDASRERFDVLFNSLGYRQRDQLLRYLADQTRWGRTWLSLLLYYLFEALLSDLVYGGNPGEIGWRWLEHQPDFLRPPADKCQIIAVRSLS
- a CDS encoding TlpA family protein disulfide reductase → MKSSLILSLITLVLLLISVPAAASGVGEVAPNFEISTQDGGTFRLSDYRGQKPVYAVFWNTWCPYCIKKTPRYQKLQEQFGDKIEIIAINTTWSDSPEEMRSFEEDYQIKYSTAFDAGESVTDQYRVLKVPTEFIVDINGIIRFRDSVPEYVATHLPDWLLPYISPKDTAQLVCKK
- a CDS encoding sterol desaturase family protein, producing the protein MSNKSVRLFKNDFLESLTFVHPIVPLLFWSPVVVYLLWRALAVQEMPVAQVAAMVLPGLIVWTLMEYLVHRFAFHFPAKSSFGKRLVYLYHGVHHEVPDDKGRLVMPPLGAVIIMAILWVLFSLLIPAPWLEPFFAFFIVGYIIYDYIHYATHHLQIRHTFLKSVTRHHLEHHYKSDKSKFGISSPFWDWVFGTLH